From one Eucalyptus grandis isolate ANBG69807.140 chromosome 9, ASM1654582v1, whole genome shotgun sequence genomic stretch:
- the LOC104418585 gene encoding precursor of CEP5, whose product MAPNKVLYAFAFLLLALSLELQSTQARQLKLTMQKQKSFPNKLPNVHKLLEKEPRKTIAEQSKNLHSEILNKATNTAVSTTPAPPPSSTIVAATTALPSPGRSLDDFRPTEPGHSPGVGHSLQN is encoded by the coding sequence ATGGCCCCAAACAAGGTTCTCTATGCCTTCGCCTTTCTACTTCTAGCCCTCTCTCTAGAACTCCAGTCCACTCAAGCTAGGCAGTTGAAGCTAACCATGCAAAAGCAAAAGTCGTTCCCAAACAAGCTGCCAAATGTGCACAAACTCCTAGAAAAGGAACCAAGGAAAACCATAGCCGAGCAGAGCAAAAACTTGCATAGTGAAATTTTAAACAAAGCCACGAACACTGCTGTGTCTACGACTCCAGCGCCGCCGCCATCAAGTACCATTGTGGCGGCAACAACAGCGCTGCCATCTCCCGGCCGAAGCTTAGATGACTTTAGGCCCACGGAACCTGGCCACAGCCCCGGGGTTGGCCATTCGCTGCAGAACTAG